The DNA region TAAGGGAAATTTCCTTGGAAGGGAGAATCCCTGAGAAattatcttttaaatttttgacaAAATCCCTTGGAAATTccctcaaataaaaaaattaaatcggaaattaatgaaattaaaacaaTTATAGTAACTCTAAAAATCACGTATGCTAAAGCGGGTGCATTAGTATTTTGTCTTTGGATCAATTTAGTGGTCTTGAATTCATTTCTCCTCATCCAAGTTTAATACttctatgatttttttttcattctcttttttctcattaaaatcaaatattttaaaaattctgcCTGCgcaatttaaatatttttatttttatttgttgaaatttcatataattttacTCTAAACTAAAATACTAATTATAgaatatcttttaaaatattagaaaatcaaattctaataaattctaattttaaaattgataaatactaaatgaaaaataattttaatttattagaaatttaaattacattaaatactaatttaatttagtgtaaatacaaatttaatttcattttaaaattaaaataataaattatttcatttaacaagtattagaaaattaaaccGGGCACgctttcaaaagaaaaatatatgatagcTAGAAATATGATTCTATATAAAAATCTAATGCAATCcatgaaacaaaaatattcaCCTGTAAATGTACTAAAATGCTgcgaaaagaaaataattgccACTAATAAAATGTGATTGTCTGCTCATGCTCAGTTGAGATCATTGAGTAATAATGAATGTACCTCAAAGAATGCTCAGTTTTTCAAGATACCTTTTTGTGTAAAGTTAAAATAAAGTTTGTCAAAAGTGTTAAAAAGTTTTTTGTTGAAAGAgacaataaattaaatactaattaaaaaataaaaacttcagttgatacaataaatataattataattaatggTACAAAAGAATAGATAGCCTCTAAACCAGTAGGAAAACAGACGACTCGGGGGTTGAACTTAAGAGCCCTGTGGGAGAATAATCAACAATTGTTACAGTGaataaattcagaataaaATTTAGTCCTGATGTCGTATCCCAAGCGCGCGCTAAAGGAGGGAACCAGCTAACTTTACCCGGTCCTGCAATACCAAAACAATGTACCTTAGTTGAATCAATGGACATATAAAATGTACTAAGCATGGTATTTAAGGCCAATATTTAGACAAATTAAATCAATCGAGAATTTAGACTCACTAAAAAATACACTATATTACTCACTGTTATCTTCAGCGCCATCTCCAGCCTTCTTCAAGAGGCAGcccggattttttttttttttacacagCCTGCCATTGTCAAGGACAGTCTTTATTTTTCACATCGTCGCTCAGAAACGGCACAACCTATTCAGAATACATAACAGGAAAGCATAGTCAATCGAGAGAATTCTCATTCCCCTTCCCTTGTATTACAGAACTGCTGGGGGTGGTGTGCCTGAGACGCTctaaaaataaggaaaaatcaagagatttataataattattggaGAAAGATAATTTGGCAATACAACATAGGCAGTAATAAAACACACTAAAACGGGCAGGTCAACTTTAATGTTCCACAACTATATTTTAATGATGATTTACTAATACAAGGCAGGCTAGGCCAACCTTTTCACTGACTGAAACTTATCTCGACAAATGGACTTAAACCAATTCTTAGACGTGAGTCCTTAACTCTTTGCTGCACTCCGAATGAGCATTTAAGACATGCAAATATAATATGATGGGTTGCATGTTCATGCCTTTTTCTAATGCAATTTAAGGGCATTTTCGAATGAAAATTGAGGATAAAGGGGAAATCTAATTTGAAACTTGAAGCATAAGGAAGGCAGCTGTGGAGATAAAGTGAAGAGGTGAGCACAAATTCATGGTAAATTCAATCTTAAATAAGAGTGACGAAACTCAGGGATCTGGGAttcaagagagagaaaagaagaataataaCTTTGGTCTAAGGCATGTACAATTATAGCTATAATAGTCAACCATACTATCGTTATTCATAATGGATGAGACATTTACCTATTCACTAATATATCGTATGGTAGGCCACAAGAgagaaagggggaaaaaaacaaaaaaaacaaaaggctTCTAGTTTCATTGACAGATTCTAGCTAAATGAAAGGATCTTTTCATCAATCTAGATCCCCTTTTTTGATGTCTCCCTGCCCTTCCTGCATGGCGTCATGGGGGcgaaaaaaggaaagataGCAGCATGAATAAGAGAGGGAATAGGAGTAAGGCCTTCCATGGCATCAGGTAAACATACATGAAGGGGCATGAAATCGGACATATTCCATCTATATACCATATGATTATatagaaatattttatttagaaataCCATATATAGATATCGAACAAGAATTCTATAATATAGCTTAaagcaataataataataataataatagaacaTAAACATACCAACAACAGTAACAAAATACACGAACTCTATTCGCCTTCCTCTAATATACTATTTACAAATACATACTTCTTTGAATGAAGAAGCAAGAGTGAAAGCACTGAAACTCTAGAGATGTGTTTTAAGCAGATTATTGGTTCCAGAAGAAGCAATTTTACCTTTCTCATCCTCATCCTTTCAAGAAAATATCGAATATGGTGATAAGCTTTCACTACGGAAGAtgagttaaaaataaatttgtatTGAAACTTGCTATTCTCAAAGAAACAAAGAGTAGATTTTAAGTGTAATCTTAATGTAAGTAAACTGGAACCAACAGCCAAAAAGTAGGTGCACAATACATAAGAGAAACCACAAAGCATGAGATCTTTTTCATCACATAGAGGTTCAGTTGTTTTCGGTAAGCAAATGACTTGATTAAATGATCTGCAACTTTGATGTCGTGAAGGCTATTTATGAGACAATTACCTTGTAATCATTAACATCTCCAGTAGTGGAGACAGCAACAAGAGACAGTGCTGGATCGAACACATGATGTTCTGTTTGAGTAGTTTCAACCTGAAATCCCTTTCTCCATTCATCATTTACTCATGCAAAGTAGTGGCCAAGTAATGGCTGCAATATGCCAAAGTAGGAGACCTGAAGAAACTACTCAGCACGTAAATTTTCTGGACCAAGATTGCACTTTAGGAAGCAAAAGAGTGCACTGATGTGAGCTTGATAGCAGTCAAAACTGTTCACACAGCTGACATCCTAAGATGTGGATGAAAAACAGCAGCTTAGCAACATATCCACTCATAGAACGGCCGTCCAATATATCACTTGTTGGCAAACTCCCAACAGACACAGCACCTTCCTTTGCTCTTTATATCAATCCAAAATCTGCAACCAAAGAGATATAtgtttataaatattaaagtATATTCAAAAGCCTTCAAAAAAATATCTGAGTCCTATCAATGATCGTCAAATTAAGTTCACCAAATTTGTTCCAGACACAGTTTGACCCTGTCATAAACCATATATACAACCACCATGACTCACTGATGCTAATAGCATTGcaaaagatggaaaattttTGCAAACTGCCGGAGACTTGCATGTGATAGGATTCATATGCAAGAAAATTGAATAAGAGAGAACTTTTGAGGCTCCAATAAGGGCTCAAGATGTTTTATTAGCTTTTTCCTTGTCCATGTTTTCCATTCTCTATTTTCAAATATGTAATGAACAATCTTACAAAGAACTCATTAATATGATGGGGGAAAAAATCAGCAATCACAAAATTGCATTTCataaatgttttacaaatttCCTTTTGTTATTAGTAGAAAGGTATTTTGCACTTCTTAGGTAGAAGGTGGGAGCTCCTAACTGCTCATAATAGGTCATTCaattatgaaattaaagaaataaaaatttagttACTTGTTCAGTTCTCAATGAAGATAGAGAACTAATGGAGGATTCACAATAGCATAATCACCAAGACACTAAGAAGTGAAAACCATAAATACTAATATTATTAAAGTATAATGCATGCTAAAGTCAACCATTATTGTTGGTCGATTGTCTATGAGCCATAGATAGTATCCTGAGCACAATTTAATACTTAAAATCATGTTCTCAAAATTTCACAACTCAATAACGTGCAAAATACTGGAAACAGTATCCTTTTAGCTggcaaaaatattaataattattgtgCGCTCATGGGGGATCAATCTTACAAAATAAATCTTATAATTTGTGGACAATAACAGAAAAATTGACATAAATGATACCCTGTGAATGGCATAGACAACATATTCAGTATGCTATTCAAGTATCCAACCATCCATTACCAAATGTTCACATTCAAGATCCACGGTAAACCAATCCAGCCTCCGAAAATATTGATTGGACAAGTGTATGCCTCACAAAACCTGCATCCATCTCCAATCCTCCCCCTTCAGTAGTTGGTGAAGCATCCTGATAATACAAACGTCCAAGTGGGCCTCCTTGATTTGCCCTATCAGAATCTGCTGCCCGAGATCACACCCGTCATGATGCAGAAGGTTTAGTGCTTCAGGAAGGGGATACAATATGTGAGCAACTACTACCTTATCAGAATCTGCTGCCCGAGATCGCACCTGTAAGTAAAGTATCAGAAAGCAGGCAAGAGATACCAATTCAACATTAATACaacatgaaaaatattatagtaAAAATGCAATCTTGAAACCTTTTAGCAAGAGGGAGCAAGAGGGTACCTGTTTATAACTGCCCCCATCTcccaaaacaaaaagaacaTGAACACCATTGAGCTTCATAAGGTGCTCATCAAAGTCGATCTTCTTCCACCAGTCATGATGTAGAAGGGAGTGCTTCATGAAAGGGATGCAATATGTGAGCAACTACACCTTATCACCCACGAGATACACTTCCCTACAGGTTCCCGATAACGAACTCTAAAAGTTTTGCAAACTTTGGGACTCCTTTAGTCCACCCTCTTGAATTTGCTCGATTAAGAATTTCTCGGGTAACCTCATTAGGCTCACATCCTTCCAGGTTCATTTGCTTTAACAAAGCTATAAAATCCCAGAACTTCCCTCTCCGAAAAAGGGCCTCCAATAATGTGTTGTAGATTGCAATGCCTGGCCCTAGCCCATTTTTTAGCATCTGTAATCTCAGTTGCAGAGCAGCTGTTATCTCCCCCCTTCTGCAGAGATCACTAATGACAGATCCATACGTGACAATGTCTGGCCGGAGATTTTGGCTATAAATTTCCCGAAAAATATGACCAACCAGTAAAAAATTTCCTTCCCTTAAGGAAGCATTCATAAGAATGTTATACGAAGTAATATATGGGGCAATCCCATAACTTCTAGCAAAGTCTAGAACTTGGCGAGCTTTTCCCAGCATCCCGTTCATGCAAAGGTGGTGAAGGAGCACATTAATGGTAACAGTTGAGGGGCTAGGACCATTGCTCATCATCAATTCTAATAGCTTGAAACATTCTGTAAATTTCCCAACATTACAGAAATACTGCATCAAACATGTTGAACTTACAACATCAAGCTTGACACCTTGATACTCCATACGGTATAAAGCCCTTCTAATCATTGAAGAGTTACCCTGTTTACATGCTGCTGACAGAATTGTATTAAAAGAAACCACATCAGGTCCACTGGCAGCCCATTCTAACTGGTCCAATGTCTGTAAGGCCTCATCAAGTCTGTTCTCCTTGCAAAGCCCATTCAAGATGATGTTGTAGGAAACATCAGTTGGCATGCAACCTTTATCAGTCATAAACTTCAACAGAGATAAAGCTTCCTCGGTTTTATTCTCTTGGCACAGTTGGTGCAGAATTATATTGTACACAACAACATCCACAGGGCATTCGTTAGAAATCAAATCATGGAATAGGCAGTAAGCAATTTCTACCTTGTCAAGTTTTAACAGTCCATCGAGCAAAGCAGAAAATGTGTAGGAATCAGGCACAAACCCCTTTTGATTGAGAATCTGAAACACTTCAGAAAGGTCAGCAAATCTGTCTTTAAGACATAGTTCCCGAATAATAATGTTGTAAACATAGAGATCAGCATCACAGCCTTCCTTATCCATCAGCGCCAAAAGGGAAAGTGCTTCATCAACTTTTCCTTCGTCACAAAGAAACTTCACAATCACTGTGTATGTTCGCACATTGGGCTGTTTTCCATCAGCCCTCATATCATCCAAACATTGAAATGCTTCCTTACGTAAGCCTTCCTTGATAAAACCATAAATTAAAGCAGTGTAAGAGCGAACGTCCAGAAAAATgcctttcttcttcatcaagcaAAATATCTCCAGAACTGAATAACTGCATCCCGATTTACATAAGACCCACAAAAGTAGATTAAAGCTATTGGCGGAGCAGAAATAGCCCCTGGCGAACAGAACAGAGAGAATGTTATAAGCCTGCTGAAACCTTCCCTCACTGATCATCAAAGAAATCAAGGAATGCACAGAGTTCTTAGTAGGCATGAAGTTCAGTCCCAACATTAGCTCGAGTGCATCAATCGAATTGACTAAGCACCCTTTCTTGAGTGACATATTAAGCGCTCTGGTTAGAGACCTAAAAGACGGTACAAAACCAGCTGTGCGCATCTCACGGAGCATGGAAATTGCCTCTTTGAGATACCGAAAAGATAGCATCCCATTGAAAAGCATAGTGAAGGTCAAGGCATTGGGAGAAGGCCCGAATCTCTTCATACCCGCGTACACTTCAGCTAAACCATCCATACTTCCACTTCTCGATTTCAGATAGGAAGATATGATAACATTATAATCGTGAACAGTTGCGGTCCCCAACTCATATCTCATCAAATAAAAGGTCTGTATTGCCCCGCTTAAATCACCAGAAGAAGCGAAACTGCGCATCCGTTGGCGCAGCTCTAGGTAGTTACCCTTGTCCAAGCTGTTGTTGCTTTCTTCAACCAAGTCTATAGATTTAACAAGAGCACAGGAAGTGGAGAAATCCCGACATAAAGAGAAGTATCCGCAAACTCTCCGTGACAAGCAATTGACCCCAGGAATCGCAGAAAGATGCATCTGAGGATGCATATACCTGAGACAAAGCAAATTTACTCAGGAGTTGTCAGTTTGGAGAGGTTAGAACTTACATCGGAATTACTTCCCGATCCTCAGATCTTCCAATCAACAAAAAGAAACGAGCAGGATGTTCATAATGAGCTAATCTATTCATAATCAGCCAGCCACAGCACCAACTTATCAATCATCAAGAGCAAAAATAGAGTGAATAAATTACACCATCAAAGACAGTTTGGGCGTCAGTATTGGTGGTAATAGAGGAAATAATGATTCCAAATCCTAGATTTCCTTGTATAGGTGCTGTATTATAATCATGTAattattttgcatttatttccTTCCTTAAACATGTCATGTACAgctttatatatttcaatacaATATAACTCTAACGTTAAGTTGAGGTTTCAGCCAAAATCCTCTAGTCTTtgatggtatcagagcatacGGTCGAGTGATACAGTCGACCTTAACAAGGCTAACCTATCTCTCTTATTTCTTTCCCAATCCTGTCAGTTCTCATTCTTCCTTCCTGTACCTTCTATGGCTGATCTAACTTCAACCCTCAACCTTCCCTCCTCAATTCCCACTATTGAAGTCAAACTGAATGGTCTAAATTATATGTTTTGGAGGGGTAACATGAGCCCTTTACTCGAGACCTACGGGCTTCTTCCCTACCCCAAGAGTCGAGTACCAGAACCTGACAAAACAGTCAAAGGACCAGACGGCAGCATCACACAAAACCCAGAGCACTTACAGTGGGTGTCTAGAGACAGGTTTATCCTTACCTGCATTATTCTAGCTGTGACCGAAGAAATTGGGTTTACCATCCTTTCTGCCAAGACATCTAATGAAGCATGGCGTTCTCTGGAAACGGCATTTCTCAGTCAGACGGCTGCCCAGGAAGATCTTCTGGAACAACAGTGGGGTGACCTACGCAAAGGATCACAAACAATGCTGGGATTTATCAACGATTTCAAGAAGAAAGCTCTCAGCTTTGCATAAATTGGAAAACCCAAAACTCCCACAGAGGTAAATCGACGAATTTACACTGGATTAGGACCTGAATGGGAGCCGCTTATCCTAGCTAAGTCGGATACAATGGCAacaatgagcattgatgaactCACCTCACTGCTCATGGGGCCTGAAGAACGGCGGTCGTATGCTGTTACCCACAGCAGTCACAACAATTGGCTCCGGCTCCCTCTCCGGAATCCTTGGATCACCTCCGGCTGAAGTGCATTACACTGACAGTCGCGGAAAGAATGACAATCGCAGCTACGGTGGAAAAGGGAAGAACAGAGGTAAAGGCAAGGGCAACGGAGGGAACGGAGGCAATAGTGGCTTCTACGGTGGCTACGAGCATGGACAAGGGGGAGGCAACAATCGGAATCTCGGCTATGGCAGTATGAGAGGACAAGGAGTGCAGGGACGCTGGCAGGGGCGCTCtctgtcttcttcttcgaaCCCTAACTTTGCAGGGCAGATGCGAGGAGAAGGGAGACAAGGCTATCCGACCGGCCATGGTTACAATTTCAACCCGATCCGAGACACGCTAGCTATCCGACCCGGCCTCTTTAATCAGCCCGGCAGCTTTAATTCTCGGATCCCATCAGCCCGGCCCAGCAATTGCCTCCAGCCCGACTGCCACATCTATTTTATGCCAGAGTTGCAACCGACCCGACCACACTGCCCCGTTTTGTCAGTCCAGTTATTTTTCTGAGATTCAAGCTAACATTGCTGAAGCATCCCCTCAGGGACTTCATGACCTTGATTGATACATGGACTCAAGTGCAACACATCATGTCACTTCCAGTCTTTCCTACCTAAACATTCATGATGAGATACCGAATTCTAATCACGTCTATGTTGGAGATGCTAAATCTCTTCCCATATTTGTTTCTGGTTTTTCCACTATCAAACTTTTTTCCCGTCCTTTACACTTAAATCATATTCTATATGCtcttaatatatccaaaaaTCTCATATCTATCTCCAAATTTGCTCAAgataatatttacttttttgaaCTTCATCCTGACTATTTTTGAGAATTTTCATGGTTCAATTAATGTGGTTGTTGCATTAATATGATGAATGTCAACcatgtaaaaattaaaatgcttAATTAATGTCATGGGGTAAGTGAAGAATTGAGTCATGAGGAGATGAGGGTTTAAAAATTGGAGCAGCGACATTGATCTTCTCCCCAttttgcaattatatattagggttaataacaaaaaaagtacaaattttttatattttaacaattctaacacgaattttttcctttacctaaaaatacacaaactttcaatttgataataattctagtacggcgtcaaattttcattaatttcaagGTCACAGAGGGCACCGGCAACCCCAATCAAGGGTGATGGCCGGGGTCGTAGTTCCAACTGCTAGAATCTGAAGAATGATTTGAGGGTTCTCCCGATTCCAAGGGGTAGGGGCTTCGATTTCGGCCACCACCCCCCAGATGGAGTTGTCGGTACCCTCTGTGGTCTCGATTTGATTCAAGTCAACGGAAAATTTGATGGCATACTAGAATTGTcatcaaatcgaaagtttaTACATTTTTAGGCTAAGGAAAAAAGTCCATACTAAaatgttaaaatgtgaaaattttatactaTTTTTTGTTAGTAAacctatatattat from Punica granatum isolate Tunisia-2019 chromosome 3, ASM765513v2, whole genome shotgun sequence includes:
- the LOC116200012 gene encoding pentatricopeptide repeat-containing protein At1g09900-like, whose amino-acid sequence is MHPQMHLSAIPGVNCLSRRVCGYFSLCRDFSTSCALVKSIDLVEESNNSLDKGNYLELRQRMRSFASSGDLSGAIQTFYLMRYELGTATVHDYNVIISSYLKSRSGSMDGLAEVYAGMKRFGPSPNALTFTMLFNGMLSFRYLKEAISMLREMRTAGFVPSFRSLTRALNMSLKKGCLVNSIDALELMLGLNFMPTKNSVHSLISLMISEGRFQQAYNILSVLFARGYFCSANSFNLLLWVLCKSGCSYSVLEIFCLMKKKGIFLDVRSYTALIYGFIKEGLRKEAFQCLDDMRADGKQPNVRTYTVIVKFLCDEGKVDEALSLLALMDKEGCDADLYVYNIIIRELCLKDRFADLSEVFQILNQKGFVPDSYTFSALLDGLLKLDKVEIAYCLFHDLISNECPVDVVVYNIILHQLCQENKTEEALSLLKFMTDKGCMPTDVSYNIILNGLCKENRLDEALQTLDQLEWAASGPDVVSFNTILSAACKQGNSSMIRRALYRMEYQGVKLDVVSSTCLMQYFCNVGKFTECFKLLELMMSNGPSPSTVTINVLLHHLCMNGMLGKARQVLDFARSYGIAPYITSYNILMNASLREGNFLLVGHIFREIYSQNLRPDIVTYGSVISDLCRRGEITAALQLRLQMLKNGLGPGIAIYNTLLEALFRRGKFWDFIALLKQMNLEGCEPNEVTREILNRANSRGWTKGVPKFAKLLEFVIGNL